One Cupriavidus taiwanensis DNA window includes the following coding sequences:
- the pepE gene encoding dipeptidase PepE, with protein MTQRILLMSSSRKDNLGYLEHAGEQIHTLLKHEPRKVLFVPFAGVTFSFDTYEGMVKPVFEKLGYALESIHHSADPLRAVQDADAIAVGGGNTFALLKRLYDAGIVEAIRAKVRAGTPYVGWSAGSNVACPTIRTTNDMPIVQPPSLRALGLVPFQINPHFISGKPAGHNGESREERLAEFLHINAPEQVFALPEGSALYADGTTGLVLGERNALWFPAQGKVETIREGEPFALSQITGPAGMEGWPGFEA; from the coding sequence ATGACCCAACGCATCCTCCTGATGAGCAGCTCGCGCAAGGACAACCTCGGCTACCTGGAGCACGCCGGCGAGCAGATCCACACGCTGCTCAAGCATGAGCCGCGCAAGGTGCTGTTCGTGCCGTTCGCCGGCGTGACCTTCAGCTTCGACACCTACGAAGGCATGGTCAAGCCGGTGTTCGAGAAGCTCGGCTACGCGCTCGAATCGATCCACCACAGCGCCGATCCGCTGCGCGCGGTGCAGGACGCCGACGCCATCGCGGTCGGCGGCGGCAACACCTTCGCGCTGCTCAAGCGCCTGTACGACGCCGGCATCGTCGAGGCGATCCGCGCGAAAGTGCGCGCCGGCACGCCGTATGTGGGCTGGAGCGCGGGCAGCAACGTTGCCTGCCCGACCATCCGCACCACCAACGACATGCCGATCGTGCAGCCGCCGTCGCTGCGCGCGCTGGGGCTGGTGCCGTTCCAGATCAACCCGCACTTCATCAGCGGCAAGCCCGCCGGGCACAACGGCGAAAGCCGCGAAGAGCGGCTCGCCGAGTTCCTGCACATCAACGCGCCGGAGCAGGTGTTCGCGCTGCCGGAAGGCTCGGCGCTGTATGCGGACGGGACCACCGGGCTGGTGCTGGGCGAGCGCAACGCGCTGTGGTTCCCGGCGCAAGGCAAGGTCGAGACGATTCGCGAAGGGGAGCCGTTCGCGCTGTCGCAGATCACGGGGCCGGCGGGGATGGAGGGGTGGCCGGGCTTTGAAGCCTGA
- a CDS encoding aminotransferase class V-fold PLP-dependent enzyme codes for MDIQAIRADTPLTASTIYLDTAAASIPPDAVLDTVRSYLLDTGHVGIYLPAFRKATYARVETVRATLAGWLNCGADELAFTKNATESISIAARGIAWQAGDEVLVADTEMLSNLLPWRRLEQSHGIVVKMVAANAEGLLSPEAFAAAITPRTRLLTFSHLPNSTGAVQPAAQICAVARRHGVLSLVNGAQSVGMLRSDVAELGCDFLAGCGRKALRATEGSGFLYVRRELIARIEPMLVGWWNGAYDRATGALSLVPGAKRFEAGCPIVPAILGLGTAIDYAAAIGIDAIEARVRDLTEYAVAKLSSIPGFELYGPADVAHRIGIVPFNVRGVDPARIVAALEAQQCIIEAGNFMADAILARYGVSTMARVSLHYFNTHDEIDRVAALVRAAIA; via the coding sequence ATGGATATCCAGGCAATCCGCGCCGACACTCCGCTGACGGCATCGACCATCTATCTCGACACCGCCGCGGCCTCGATCCCGCCCGACGCCGTGCTCGACACCGTGCGCAGCTACCTGCTCGACACCGGCCATGTCGGCATCTACCTGCCGGCGTTCCGCAAAGCGACCTATGCGCGCGTCGAAACCGTGCGCGCCACGCTGGCCGGCTGGCTGAACTGCGGCGCCGACGAGCTCGCCTTCACCAAGAACGCCACCGAGAGCATCTCGATCGCCGCGCGCGGCATCGCCTGGCAGGCCGGCGATGAAGTGCTGGTGGCCGACACCGAGATGCTGAGCAACCTGCTGCCGTGGCGCCGGCTGGAGCAATCGCACGGCATCGTGGTGAAGATGGTGGCGGCCAATGCCGAAGGGCTGCTGTCGCCCGAGGCCTTCGCCGCGGCGATCACGCCGCGCACGCGCCTGCTGACCTTCTCGCACCTGCCCAATTCCACCGGCGCGGTGCAGCCGGCGGCGCAGATCTGCGCGGTCGCGCGCCGGCATGGCGTGCTGTCGCTGGTCAACGGCGCGCAGAGCGTGGGCATGCTGCGCTCGGACGTGGCCGAACTCGGCTGCGATTTTCTCGCCGGCTGCGGCCGCAAGGCGCTGCGCGCGACCGAGGGCTCGGGCTTCCTGTACGTGCGCCGCGAACTGATCGCGCGGATCGAACCGATGCTGGTGGGCTGGTGGAACGGCGCCTATGACCGCGCCACCGGCGCGCTGTCGCTGGTGCCCGGCGCGAAGCGCTTCGAGGCGGGCTGCCCGATCGTGCCGGCCATCCTGGGCCTGGGCACCGCGATCGACTACGCCGCCGCGATCGGCATCGACGCGATCGAGGCGCGCGTGCGCGACCTGACCGAGTATGCGGTGGCGAAGCTGTCGTCAATCCCCGGCTTCGAGCTGTACGGCCCGGCCGACGTAGCCCACCGCATCGGCATCGTGCCGTTCAACGTGCGCGGCGTCGACCCGGCCCGCATCGTCGCCGCGCTGGAAGCGCAGCAATGCATCATCGAAGCCGGCAACTTCATGGCCGACGCCATCCTGGCGCGCTACGGCGTCTCGACCATGGCGCGCGTGTCGCTGCACTACTTCAACACGCATGACGAGATCGACCGCGTCGCCGCGCTGGTGCGCGCGGCGATCGCCTGA
- a CDS encoding OPT/YSL family transporter, with product MTMPTQLNAPVAAQPATRTRFMEPLLLLVSVGLSVFGAMIGMQLIVSLGISANTSIIGALIAIVFSRIPLEITRRFRVLERQNLVQTAISSATFGAANSLMIPIGVPYAMGMPELATPMLIGAVIAMFVDGAMLYFLFGSKIFPATGTWPAGIATAEAIWAGDRGGRKAAFLGLGVAVGVGGAWLGVPMSAFGAAFLGNLAALTMFGIGLLVRGYSVALTGIDIAKAYIPHGLMIGAGIVALFQVAMEIRRARHSPTADARTIAGTIEVPAARASRILSGGFVIYLAIALLISLLAGHVSDMSLGMLVLFVLYAAFAAYVHELIVGIAAMHSGWFPAFAVALITLTIGILIGFPPTALAVLVGFSAATGPAFADMGYDLKTGYLLRGEGRDMEAELAGRKQQFLAAMIGFAVAAVVVLVFHGSFFAQGLIPPVDRVYAASIKAGSSAEIARNLMIWAVPGALLQWLGGSKRQLGILLSTGMLIASPLAGWAVLAGLAIRFVLQRLRGDRHIAEMSAFAGGVIAGDALFSFFGSVTKLKK from the coding sequence ATGACCATGCCAACACAACTGAACGCGCCGGTGGCGGCGCAGCCTGCGACACGGACGCGCTTCATGGAGCCCTTGCTGCTGCTGGTCTCGGTGGGGCTGTCGGTATTCGGCGCCATGATTGGCATGCAGCTGATCGTGTCGCTGGGAATCTCGGCCAACACCTCGATCATCGGCGCGCTGATCGCGATCGTGTTCTCGCGCATCCCGCTCGAGATCACGCGCCGCTTCCGCGTGCTGGAGCGGCAGAACCTGGTGCAGACGGCGATCTCGTCGGCCACCTTCGGCGCCGCCAACTCGCTGATGATCCCGATCGGCGTGCCGTACGCGATGGGCATGCCCGAGCTGGCCACGCCGATGCTGATCGGCGCGGTGATCGCCATGTTCGTCGACGGCGCCATGCTGTACTTCCTGTTCGGCAGCAAGATCTTCCCGGCCACCGGCACCTGGCCGGCCGGCATCGCCACCGCCGAGGCCATCTGGGCCGGCGACCGCGGCGGGCGCAAGGCAGCATTCCTGGGGCTGGGCGTTGCCGTGGGCGTGGGCGGCGCGTGGCTGGGCGTGCCGATGTCGGCGTTCGGCGCCGCGTTCCTGGGCAACCTGGCGGCGCTGACCATGTTCGGCATCGGCCTGCTGGTGCGCGGCTATTCGGTGGCGCTGACCGGCATCGACATCGCCAAGGCCTATATCCCGCACGGGCTGATGATCGGCGCGGGCATCGTCGCGCTGTTCCAGGTGGCCATGGAAATCCGCCGCGCGCGCCATTCCCCCACGGCCGACGCGCGCACCATCGCGGGCACCATTGAAGTCCCGGCCGCGCGCGCCAGCCGCATCCTGTCGGGCGGCTTCGTGATCTACCTGGCGATCGCGCTGCTGATCTCGCTGCTGGCCGGGCACGTGTCGGACATGTCGCTGGGCATGCTGGTGCTGTTCGTGCTGTACGCCGCCTTTGCCGCCTATGTGCACGAGCTGATCGTCGGCATCGCGGCGATGCACTCGGGCTGGTTCCCGGCCTTCGCGGTGGCGCTGATCACGCTGACCATCGGCATCCTGATCGGCTTCCCGCCGACCGCGCTGGCAGTGCTGGTGGGCTTTTCCGCCGCCACCGGCCCGGCCTTTGCCGACATGGGCTACGACCTCAAGACCGGCTACCTGCTGCGCGGCGAAGGCCGCGACATGGAGGCCGAGCTGGCCGGGCGCAAGCAGCAGTTCCTGGCCGCGATGATCGGCTTTGCGGTGGCCGCGGTGGTGGTGCTGGTGTTCCACGGCAGCTTCTTCGCGCAGGGCCTGATCCCGCCGGTGGACCGCGTCTACGCGGCGTCGATCAAGGCCGGCTCGTCGGCCGAGATCGCGCGCAACCTGATGATCTGGGCGGTTCCCGGCGCGCTGCTGCAGTGGCTCGGCGGCTCCAAGCGCCAGTTGGGCATCCTGCTGTCGACCGGCATGCTGATCGCCTCGCCGCTGGCCGGCTGGGCGGTGCTGGCGGGCCTGGCGATCCGCTTCGTGCTGCAGCGCCTGCGCGGCGACAGGCATATCGCCGAGATGAGCGCCTTCGCCGGCGGCGTGATCGCGGGCGACGCCCTGTTCAGCTTCTTCGGCTCGGTCACCAAGCTGAAGAAATAA
- a CDS encoding IclR family transcriptional regulator: protein MLKTLDGALALLTHFTVRQPSWGVRELARESGVHHAVVHRVLATFAANGFLVQDALGRYALGLRWFELGQVTRKTFSPAEVVQPALEALARECGETVFLSWLDGDHGLCTDIAHSQHQLRFSIEVGQRFALDAGAHAKAILAFQPEALRRRLGGDAPGLEARLAQIRADGWAYTCEESAATVAGLALPLFQRDSQAVVGSLAIAGPLQRLTPDAAPRWLQALRTARSTIGPVAGFLR from the coding sequence ATGCTCAAGACCCTGGACGGCGCCCTGGCGCTGCTCACCCACTTCACAGTGCGCCAGCCCAGCTGGGGCGTGCGCGAACTGGCGCGTGAAAGCGGCGTGCATCACGCCGTCGTGCACCGCGTGCTGGCGACGTTTGCCGCCAACGGCTTCCTGGTGCAGGACGCGCTGGGACGCTACGCGCTGGGGCTGCGCTGGTTCGAACTGGGACAGGTCACGCGCAAGACGTTTTCACCGGCCGAGGTAGTACAGCCCGCGCTCGAGGCGCTGGCGCGGGAATGCGGCGAGACCGTGTTCCTGTCGTGGCTGGACGGTGACCACGGCCTGTGCACGGACATCGCGCACAGCCAGCATCAGCTGCGCTTTTCGATCGAGGTGGGCCAGCGCTTCGCGCTCGACGCGGGCGCGCATGCCAAGGCCATCCTGGCGTTCCAGCCGGAAGCGCTGCGGCGCCGGCTGGGCGGCGACGCGCCCGGGCTGGAAGCGCGGCTGGCGCAGATCCGCGCCGACGGCTGGGCCTACACCTGCGAGGAATCCGCCGCCACGGTGGCCGGCCTGGCGCTGCCGCTGTTCCAGCGCGACAGCCAGGCGGTGGTGGGGTCGCTGGCCATCGCCGGCCCGCTGCAGCGGCTCACGCCGGACGCGGCGCCGCGCTGGCTGCAGGCGCTGCGCACCGCGCGCAGCACCATCGGCCCGGTGGCGGGTTTCCTGCGCTGA
- a CDS encoding IclR family transcriptional regulator, whose protein sequence is MTLKTLDGALALLTHFTVRQPTWGVRELAKHSGVHYAVVHRVLATFAANGFLVQDAATGKYSLGLRLFELGQVVRKSFSPDEIVRPVLETLAAQSGETVFLSWLDGHEGLCVGLVHSQHQLRFSIELGERFPLYAGAHAKAMLAFQDEAFRDEVYRQGVARMGPHTTLERERIEQQLAEVRERGWAHTREEAAASVAGLALPLWSRDRSAVVGSVAIAGPQQRLDEAAVPRLLEALRDASGRLEDVIGFVR, encoded by the coding sequence ATGACTCTCAAGACACTGGACGGCGCGCTGGCCCTGCTGACTCACTTTACCGTGCGCCAGCCGACCTGGGGCGTGCGCGAGCTGGCCAAGCACAGCGGCGTGCATTACGCCGTGGTGCACCGCGTGCTGGCCACCTTCGCCGCCAACGGCTTCCTGGTGCAGGACGCGGCCACCGGCAAGTATTCGCTGGGGCTGCGGCTGTTCGAGCTGGGGCAGGTGGTGCGCAAGAGCTTCTCGCCCGACGAGATCGTGCGCCCGGTGCTGGAGACACTGGCCGCGCAAAGCGGCGAGACCGTGTTCCTGTCGTGGCTCGACGGCCATGAAGGCCTGTGCGTGGGGCTGGTGCACAGCCAGCACCAGCTGCGCTTCTCGATCGAGCTGGGCGAGCGCTTTCCGCTGTACGCCGGCGCGCATGCCAAGGCCATGCTGGCGTTCCAGGACGAGGCCTTCCGCGACGAGGTCTACCGCCAGGGCGTAGCGCGCATGGGTCCGCATACCACGCTGGAACGCGAGCGCATCGAGCAGCAGCTGGCCGAAGTGCGCGAACGCGGCTGGGCGCATACGCGCGAGGAAGCCGCCGCCAGCGTCGCCGGGCTGGCCTTGCCGCTGTGGTCGCGCGACCGCAGCGCGGTGGTGGGCTCGGTCGCCATCGCCGGGCCGCAGCAGCGGCTGGACGAGGCCGCGGTGCCGCGGCTGCTGGAGGCGCTGCGCGACGCCAGCGGCCGGCTGGAAGACGTGATCGGCTTCGTGCGCTGA
- a CDS encoding LLM class flavin-dependent oxidoreductase translates to MNRDSLPTGNGIAYSVLDLAPIPQGSDAGQAMRNSLDLARHAEQLGYHRYWLAEHHNMPGIASAATAVLIGYVAGGTQRIRVGSGGVMLPNHAPLVIAEQFGTLASLYPGRIDLGLGRAPGTDQATARALRRHLTSDSADTFPQDVEELQAYFDDVRPGQRLRAVPGAGLKVPIWLLGSSLFSAQLAAAMGLPFAFASHFAPGFMRQALDLYRRTFRPSETLDRPYVMLGLNVFAADTGDEARRLFSSLQQQFLALVRGTPGQLRPPVDDIEALWNESEADHIRRSLSCSVVGDPDAVRAGMQRFVDDLQPDELMITGQIFDHQARLRSFEIAAGAARSLQANVAL, encoded by the coding sequence ATGAATCGCGACTCTCTCCCCACTGGCAACGGCATCGCCTACTCGGTGCTCGACCTGGCCCCCATCCCGCAAGGCAGCGACGCCGGCCAGGCCATGCGCAACTCGCTCGACCTGGCGCGCCACGCCGAGCAGCTGGGCTACCACCGCTACTGGCTGGCCGAACACCACAACATGCCCGGCATCGCCAGCGCCGCCACCGCGGTGCTGATCGGCTATGTGGCCGGCGGCACGCAGCGCATCCGCGTCGGCTCGGGCGGCGTGATGCTGCCCAACCATGCGCCGCTGGTGATCGCCGAGCAGTTCGGCACGCTGGCCTCGCTCTACCCGGGCCGCATCGACCTGGGCCTGGGCCGCGCGCCCGGCACCGACCAGGCCACGGCGCGCGCGCTGCGCCGCCATCTCACCAGCGACAGCGCCGATACCTTCCCGCAGGACGTGGAAGAGCTGCAGGCGTATTTCGACGACGTGCGCCCGGGCCAGCGGCTGCGCGCGGTCCCCGGGGCCGGCCTGAAAGTGCCGATCTGGCTGCTGGGGTCGAGCCTGTTCAGTGCGCAGCTGGCCGCGGCGATGGGGCTGCCGTTCGCCTTTGCCTCGCACTTTGCGCCGGGCTTCATGCGCCAGGCGCTGGACCTGTACCGGCGCACCTTCCGCCCGTCCGAAACGCTGGACCGGCCGTACGTGATGCTCGGCCTCAATGTGTTCGCGGCCGATACCGGCGATGAGGCGCGCCGGCTGTTCAGCTCGCTGCAGCAGCAGTTCCTGGCGCTGGTGCGCGGCACGCCGGGGCAGTTGCGCCCGCCGGTGGACGATATCGAAGCGCTCTGGAACGAGAGCGAGGCCGACCATATCCGGCGCTCGCTGTCGTGCTCGGTGGTGGGTGACCCGGATGCCGTGCGCGCCGGCATGCAGCGCTTTGTCGATGACCTGCAGCCGGACGAGCTGATGATTACCGGCCAGATCTTCGACCACCAGGCGCGGCTGCGCTCGTTCGAGATCGCCGCCGGCGCCGCGCGCAGTCTCCAGGCCAACGTCGCCCTCTGA
- a CDS encoding sigma-54-dependent Fis family transcriptional regulator, translating to MDLRQREHIETVVQATAYLSPPALLAERIAHDAIIQNSWRRCVHQYGLDPSRMQEARILPQTRLREHQERIDDFARIARHGLQSLHAQVAALGYVVLLTDAQGVTVDYIGDAHCDAALRHAGLYLGAEWSESGAGTCAVGTALVTGQALTVHQADHFDATHIPLTCTAAPLFDTHGKLHAILDISALVSPQAKDSQGLALQMVRIYAAHIENANFLRAHRRDWILKLNVAPEFVDVNPEYLLALDDAGRIVGHNHRARLMLETELDGSPGATVLGQPFEVLFDARLEDLGRYVYSRPSEQRLVALNRSGGLLYLSVMPPALGWQAPAAPAQVAMPAPLAALSGGDAALAQQLERAARLVDSPIHLLIHGETGSGKEFFAKALHQASARRTGPFVAVNCAAIPETLIESELFGHLPNSFSGAGSRGKRGLIQEADGGTLFLDEIGDMPRELQSRLLRVLAEGEVLPVGAARPVPVRLRVISATHHSLEQLVAEGRFREDLYYRLNGARFELPPLRARTDLDWLVRKLLQEGAGEPVTLSPAASERLRRHRWPGNLRELRNVLEYARAVCSGGYIDVHDLPDTVAGAAIPAAAALEPAPATPVDGATEHDAAAPFDPHQLPPEGMLLMQYLRAAGWNLSAVARQIGISRMTLYRRMERYGIQSPNRRDGGAQS from the coding sequence ATGGACCTGCGGCAACGCGAGCACATCGAGACGGTGGTCCAGGCCACCGCCTATCTATCCCCGCCAGCCCTGCTCGCGGAGCGCATCGCGCATGACGCGATCATCCAGAACTCATGGCGGCGCTGCGTGCACCAGTACGGGCTCGACCCGTCGCGCATGCAGGAGGCGCGCATCCTGCCGCAGACGCGCCTGCGCGAACACCAGGAACGCATCGACGACTTCGCCCGCATCGCTCGCCACGGGCTGCAGAGCCTGCATGCCCAGGTGGCGGCGCTGGGCTACGTGGTGCTGCTGACCGATGCGCAGGGCGTCACGGTCGACTATATCGGCGACGCCCATTGCGATGCCGCGCTGCGCCACGCCGGCCTCTACCTCGGCGCGGAATGGAGCGAGAGCGGCGCGGGCACCTGCGCGGTCGGCACCGCGCTGGTCACCGGGCAGGCGCTGACCGTGCACCAGGCCGACCATTTCGACGCCACCCACATCCCGCTGACCTGCACCGCGGCGCCGCTGTTCGACACCCATGGCAAGCTGCACGCCATCCTCGACATCTCGGCGCTGGTGTCGCCGCAGGCCAAGGACAGCCAGGGCCTGGCGCTGCAGATGGTGCGCATCTACGCCGCGCATATCGAGAACGCCAACTTCCTGCGCGCGCACCGGCGCGACTGGATCCTGAAGCTGAACGTCGCGCCCGAGTTTGTCGACGTCAATCCGGAATACCTGCTGGCGCTGGACGATGCCGGCCGCATCGTCGGCCACAACCATCGCGCGCGCCTGATGCTGGAGACCGAGCTGGACGGCAGCCCGGGCGCCACCGTGCTCGGGCAGCCGTTCGAGGTGCTGTTCGATGCCCGGCTGGAAGACCTGGGCCGCTATGTCTATTCGCGCCCCAGCGAGCAGCGCCTGGTCGCGCTCAACCGCAGCGGCGGCCTGCTGTACCTGAGCGTGATGCCGCCCGCGCTGGGCTGGCAGGCACCGGCGGCGCCGGCACAGGTGGCGATGCCGGCGCCGCTGGCGGCGCTCAGCGGCGGCGACGCCGCGCTGGCGCAGCAGCTGGAGCGCGCCGCGCGCCTGGTCGATTCGCCGATCCACCTGCTGATCCATGGCGAGACCGGCAGCGGCAAGGAGTTTTTCGCCAAGGCGCTGCACCAGGCCAGCGCGCGCCGCACAGGGCCCTTTGTCGCGGTGAACTGCGCGGCGATCCCTGAAACGCTGATCGAGAGCGAGCTGTTCGGCCACCTGCCCAACAGCTTCTCCGGCGCCGGCTCGCGCGGCAAGCGCGGCCTGATCCAGGAGGCCGACGGCGGCACGCTGTTCCTGGACGAGATCGGCGACATGCCGCGCGAGCTGCAGTCGCGGCTGCTGCGCGTGCTGGCCGAGGGCGAGGTGCTGCCGGTGGGCGCCGCGCGCCCGGTGCCGGTGCGCCTGCGCGTGATCTCGGCCACGCACCACAGCCTGGAGCAGCTGGTCGCCGAAGGCCGCTTCCGCGAGGACCTGTACTACCGCCTGAACGGCGCGCGCTTCGAACTGCCGCCGCTGCGGGCGCGCACCGACCTGGACTGGCTGGTGCGCAAGCTGCTGCAGGAAGGCGCGGGTGAACCGGTGACGCTGTCGCCCGCCGCCAGCGAGCGGCTGCGCCGCCATCGCTGGCCGGGCAACCTGCGCGAACTGCGCAACGTGCTGGAGTACGCGCGCGCGGTCTGCAGCGGCGGCTATATCGACGTGCACGACCTGCCCGATACGGTGGCCGGCGCCGCCATCCCGGCTGCGGCGGCGCTCGAACCGGCACCCGCCACACCGGTCGATGGCGCTACAGAGCACGACGCCGCCGCGCCGTTCGACCCGCACCAGCTGCCCCCCGAGGGCATGCTGTTGATGCAGTACCTGCGTGCCGCGGGCTGGAACCTGAGCGCGGTGGCGCGCCAGATCGGCATCAGCCGCATGACGCTGTACCGGCGCATGGAGCGCTACGGCATCCAGTCGCCTAACCGCCGCGACGGCGGGGCGCAGTCTTAG
- a CDS encoding LysR family transcriptional regulator, producing the protein MPAPLTLLSSAATLRKRLQMRHLRLVLALAGHGTLRGAAAEMALTQPAATKALQELEDTVGALLFTRHARGIAPTLFGEALIRYARVVLSDLDALRDEFAAIAVGEVGKVRIGAILAPVPDLLTGAINGLKARYPHLHLSLQVDTSDVLVQALRQDGLDLVVGRIPADALAQDLAFEPLGEETLSVVAGMAHPQAGKRTVRLAALARYPWIIQPAASPMRQVIDQAFRDARVPPPADVIETSSIMATLPLLAGSERVAVVPAAIARYFAALGALAILPVPMRGRLVPYGLVTRKRRAATPGMRLLADALRAACAGGQPGAKTAPRRRGG; encoded by the coding sequence ATGCCCGCTCCACTGACCCTGTTGTCCAGCGCCGCCACGCTGCGCAAGCGCCTGCAGATGCGCCACCTGCGCCTGGTGCTTGCGCTGGCCGGGCACGGCACGCTGCGCGGCGCCGCCGCCGAGATGGCGCTGACCCAGCCCGCGGCAACCAAGGCGCTGCAGGAACTGGAAGACACCGTGGGCGCGCTGCTGTTCACGCGCCACGCCCGCGGCATCGCGCCGACGCTGTTCGGCGAAGCGCTGATCCGCTACGCGCGCGTGGTGCTGTCCGACCTCGACGCGCTGCGCGACGAGTTTGCCGCGATCGCCGTGGGCGAGGTCGGCAAGGTGCGGATCGGCGCCATCCTCGCTCCGGTGCCCGATCTGCTCACCGGCGCCATCAATGGCCTGAAGGCGCGCTACCCGCACCTGCATCTCTCGCTGCAGGTGGATACCAGCGACGTGCTGGTGCAGGCGCTGCGCCAGGATGGCCTCGACCTGGTAGTGGGCCGCATCCCGGCGGATGCGCTGGCGCAAGACCTGGCGTTCGAGCCGCTGGGCGAGGAGACCTTGTCGGTCGTCGCCGGCATGGCGCACCCGCAGGCCGGCAAGCGCACCGTGCGGCTGGCGGCGCTGGCGCGCTACCCCTGGATCATCCAGCCGGCCGCCAGCCCGATGCGGCAGGTCATCGACCAGGCCTTCCGCGACGCGCGCGTGCCGCCGCCGGCGGATGTCATCGAGACCTCGTCGATCATGGCCACGCTGCCCCTGCTGGCCGGCAGCGAGCGCGTGGCGGTGGTGCCTGCCGCGATCGCCCGCTACTTTGCCGCGCTGGGCGCGCTGGCGATCCTGCCGGTGCCGATGCGCGGCCGCCTGGTGCCCTATGGCCTGGTCACGCGCAAGCGCCGCGCCGCCACGCCGGGCATGCGGCTGCTGGCCGATGCGCTGCGCGCGGCGTGCGCAGGCGGCCAGCCCGGCGCTAAGACTGCGCCCCGCCGTCGCGGCGGTTAG
- a CDS encoding amidohydrolase family protein codes for MKGGAPLAIVDAHHHLWQLDRGHYPWLQDAYQPAAFFLGDYRALRHDYLPAQYRRDTQADGAGRVAVLATVHVEAERDRAEAVAETAWLHGPGWPQGIAAAVVAYAPFGTPGCAALLARQAGFARVRGIRCKPLCAVGPGGSVAGQAGSMQDQAWLDDLARLPRHGLSWDLRVPFWHLREAAQVAAALPDLRIALNHTGLPLDRSDTGLAQWRHGMEALAACPNVMVKLSEFGLPGGRWDAPGNRRIVREALAIFGPERAMFGSNLPVASLSASFGTVLGLVCEALPDPAARARVLAGNAARFYRIADADMAPQPVGRFRFC; via the coding sequence GTGAAGGGCGGCGCGCCGCTGGCGATCGTCGATGCCCATCACCACCTGTGGCAACTCGACCGCGGCCACTATCCCTGGCTGCAGGACGCCTACCAGCCGGCCGCGTTTTTCCTTGGCGACTACCGGGCGCTGCGGCACGACTACCTGCCGGCGCAGTACCGGCGCGATACGCAAGCCGACGGCGCAGGCCGCGTCGCGGTGCTGGCCACGGTCCATGTCGAAGCCGAGCGCGACCGCGCCGAAGCCGTCGCCGAAACCGCCTGGCTGCACGGGCCCGGCTGGCCCCAAGGCATCGCCGCCGCGGTGGTGGCCTACGCCCCGTTCGGCACGCCCGGCTGCGCCGCGCTGCTGGCGCGCCAGGCGGGCTTTGCGCGCGTGCGCGGCATCCGCTGCAAGCCGCTGTGCGCCGTCGGACCGGGCGGCTCGGTCGCCGGCCAGGCCGGCTCGATGCAGGACCAGGCCTGGCTGGATGACCTGGCGCGCCTGCCGCGCCACGGGCTGTCCTGGGACTTGCGCGTGCCGTTCTGGCACTTGCGCGAGGCGGCGCAGGTGGCCGCGGCCCTGCCGGATCTGCGGATTGCGCTGAACCACACCGGCCTGCCGCTGGACCGCTCCGATACCGGCCTGGCGCAGTGGCGCCACGGCATGGAAGCGCTGGCCGCCTGCCCCAACGTGATGGTCAAGCTGTCCGAGTTCGGGCTGCCCGGCGGGCGCTGGGATGCGCCGGGCAATCGCCGCATCGTGCGCGAGGCGCTGGCGATCTTCGGGCCTGAGCGCGCGATGTTTGGCAGCAACCTGCCGGTGGCCTCGCTGAGCGCCAGCTTCGGCACGGTGCTGGGCCTGGTGTGCGAGGCCCTGCCCGACCCCGCGGCACGGGCGCGCGTGCTGGCGGGGAACGCCGCACGCTTCTACCGCATCGCCGATGCGGACATGGCGCCGCAACCGGTAGGCCGCTTCAGATTCTGCTGA